A region of Aquarana catesbeiana isolate 2022-GZ linkage group LG08, ASM4218655v1, whole genome shotgun sequence DNA encodes the following proteins:
- the LOC141105390 gene encoding histone H3, protein MARTKQTARKSTGGKAPRKQLATKAARKSAPATGGVKKPHRYRPGTVALREIRRYQKSTELLIRKLPFQRLVREIAQDFKTDLRFQSSAVMALQEASEAYLVGLFEDTNLCAIHAKRVTIMPKDIQLARRIRGERA, encoded by the coding sequence AGTCCACCGGAGGGAAAGCTCCccgcaagcagctggccaccaAAGCCGCCCGCAAGAGCGCCCCGGCCACCGGCGGAGTCAAGAAGCCTCACCGCTACAGGCCCGGCACCGTAGCTCTCCGAGAGATCCGCCGCTACCAGAAATCCACCGAGCTGCTCATCCGCAAGCTGCCCTTCCAGCGCCTCGTCCGAGAGATCGCCCAGGACTTCAAGACCGACCTGCGCTTCCAGAGCTCCGCCGTCATGGCTCTGCAGGAAGCCTCCGAGGCTTATCTCGTAGGACTCTTCGAGGACACCAACCTCTGCGCCATCCATGCCAAGAGGGTCACCATCATGCCCAAAGACATCCAGCTGGCACGCCGCATCCGCGGAGAGAGGGCCTAA
- the LOC141105391 gene encoding histone H1.01-like, with protein sequence MTETESAPSPAPPAEPAAKKKATKKTAAGGAKKGSKKPSGPSVSDLIVTAVAASKERSGVSLAALKKLLAAGGYDVDKNNSRLKIAIRALVTKGSLVQVKGHGASGSFKINKKQQEGDKAKKVTKKKPSAAAKPKKPAAAKKPAKSPKKKVPSKAAKSPKKAAKKPAKAAASPAKKATKSPKKPKAAAKPKKAAKSPAKKAAKPKTAAKPKKAAPKKK encoded by the coding sequence ATGACGGAGACTGAGAGCGCCCCATCCCCCGCTCCTCCAGCGGAGCCCGCCGCCAAGAAGAAGGCGACTAAGAAGACGGCAGCCGGAGGAGCCAAGAAAGGCAGCAAGAAGCCGTCCGGTCCCAGCGTGTCCGACCTCATCGTCACAGCCGTGGCCGCTTCCAAGGAGCGCAGCGGGGTCTCCCTGGCCGCCCTCAAGAAGCTCCTGGCCGCCGGAGGATACGATGTGGACAAGAACAACAGCCGCCTCAAGATCGCCATCAGGGCGCTGGTGACTAAGGGGAGCCTCGTCCAGGTCAAAGGACATGGAGCCTCCGGATCCTTCAAGATCAACAAGAAGCAGCAAGAGGGCGACAAGGCCAAGAAAGTCACCAAGAAGAAGCCATCGGCTGCGGCCAAGCCCAAGAAACCTGCGGCCGCCAAGAAGCcagccaagtcccccaagaagaaagtccccagcaaagcagccaagagccccaagaAGGCCGCCAAGAAACCGGCAAAGGCTGCAGCTTCTCCCGCCAAGAAGGCGACAAAGAGCCCCAAGAAGCCCAAAGCTGCAGCCAAGCCGAAAAAAGCCGCCAAGAGTCCGGCTAAGAAGGCGGCTAAACCCAAGACAGCAGCCAAGCCCAAGAAGGCCGCTCcgaagaagaaataa